In the Diorhabda carinulata isolate Delta chromosome 9, icDioCari1.1, whole genome shotgun sequence genome, one interval contains:
- the LOC130897742 gene encoding uncharacterized protein LOC130897742 isoform X1: MSQLKKKIKVRKSSLETDKDIDDDYYIPLAAQDSKWKGITFKEQQNNNIEHLQGSVEEECVIKLIDLESLSPMTPLLLLFPDLRHEGALEHLTMVSQKSTSSLTKLLCGKRAKLELLRQSKKLKQGTTLETVKETSDIDWKESKASVLESIKIEVTDSDPYLVDDKETESSEPN; the protein is encoded by the exons ATGTCacaattaaagaagaaaattaaagtAAGGAAA AGCTCCCTTGAAACAGATAAAGATATCGATGATGATTATTACATTCCACTCGCAGCACAAGATTCAAAATGGAAAGGAATAACTTTTAAAGAGCAGCAAAATAATAATATCGAACATTTACAAG GTTCTGTGGAAGAAGAATgtgtaattaaattaatagatTTGGAATCGTTGAGCCCAATGACGCCgttattacttttatttccCGATTTAAGACACGAAGGAGCCCTGGAACATTTAACGATGGTATCCCAAAAATCGACATCTTCATTAACCAAACTACTTTGTGGCAAAAGGGCGAAATTAGAATTATTACgtcaaagtaaaaaattgaaacaaggG ACAACGCTAGAAACAGTCAAAGAAACAAGTGATATCGATTGGAAAGAATCGAAAGCTTCAGTGCTCGAATCGATAAAAATTGAGGTTACTGATTCTGATCCATATTTAGTAGATGATAAAGAAACAGAATCATCCGAACCGAATTAA
- the LOC130897742 gene encoding uncharacterized protein LOC130897742 isoform X2, protein MSSLETDKDIDDDYYIPLAAQDSKWKGITFKEQQNNNIEHLQGSVEEECVIKLIDLESLSPMTPLLLLFPDLRHEGALEHLTMVSQKSTSSLTKLLCGKRAKLELLRQSKKLKQGTTLETVKETSDIDWKESKASVLESIKIEVTDSDPYLVDDKETESSEPN, encoded by the exons ATG AGCTCCCTTGAAACAGATAAAGATATCGATGATGATTATTACATTCCACTCGCAGCACAAGATTCAAAATGGAAAGGAATAACTTTTAAAGAGCAGCAAAATAATAATATCGAACATTTACAAG GTTCTGTGGAAGAAGAATgtgtaattaaattaatagatTTGGAATCGTTGAGCCCAATGACGCCgttattacttttatttccCGATTTAAGACACGAAGGAGCCCTGGAACATTTAACGATGGTATCCCAAAAATCGACATCTTCATTAACCAAACTACTTTGTGGCAAAAGGGCGAAATTAGAATTATTACgtcaaagtaaaaaattgaaacaaggG ACAACGCTAGAAACAGTCAAAGAAACAAGTGATATCGATTGGAAAGAATCGAAAGCTTCAGTGCTCGAATCGATAAAAATTGAGGTTACTGATTCTGATCCATATTTAGTAGATGATAAAGAAACAGAATCATCCGAACCGAATTAA